AATGACTGATGACTGATGACAGTTATCAGTCATCGCTAAATGCTTTAGAACTTGAGCATCAAAACAACAACTCCAAACCATCAGCGCCAAACCCCCATTAGCAAGAATTTCGCGTCTATGCTACAGTCCGTAACTTAATGATTACAAAAAAGAAAAGTAGCAGATGGGTGAATTCTACCCATCTGCTACTAGTAGACGGAGGTACAAACTTGATTAGTTAATTGCTGTGAGCCAACTGTTTAGATTCAGTGGCAGAAGATTGCACAGCTAGGACAAATTCTTTGAGAACTTCTTTGAGTCTTTGGTCAATTTCCTCATCTGGCTGTACGCTACCATCAGGTAGCCGTTCCAGTTGTTTATCTACAGCGTAAACAGTAGGTAGAATATGCCGCGCTCCTAACTCAGACAATACAGGTTTTAAAGAGTATTCAATGGCTAACAAATGAGCTATTGTCCCACCAGTAGCAATTGGTAGTACGACTTTTCCTGCCAATGATTTCTGGGGTAGTAAGTCTAAAAATGCTTTGAGTACGCCTGTATAAGCAGCTTTGTAGA
Above is a window of Nostoc sp. UHCC 0702 DNA encoding:
- the ssuE gene encoding NADPH-dependent FMN reductase; its protein translation is MTHILAIAGSPSHPSRTYGILQYTAKLLEAEDLHVDIISARDLPAEDLVYGRYDSPALEQPKALLAKADGVIISTPIYKAAYTGVLKAFLDLLPQKSLAGKVVLPIATGGTIAHLLAIEYSLKPVLSELGARHILPTVYAVDKQLERLPDGSVQPDEEIDQRLKEVLKEFVLAVQSSATESKQLAHSN